In Candidatus Hydrogenedentota bacterium, one DNA window encodes the following:
- a CDS encoding sodium/solute symporter (Members of the Solute:Sodium Symporter (SSS), TC 2.A.21 as described in tcdb.org, catalyze solute:Na+ symport. Known solutes for members of the family include sugars, amino acids, nucleosides, inositols, vitamins, urea or anions, depending on the system.): protein MHGWVTLNALIMVVYIIGIVAIGSMFARRQKTTSDFFLAGRSFKWLPIALSVIASDLSAVSYMGAPAMAFQHDLRYALSIIIFPVAVLFAVSVVVQVFYRLKVFTAYEYLERRFDVSVRSLAAALFLLNRGGWLACVIYTPALALSVVTGANLVFCILMMGLLTTLYTMLGGIEAVIWCDVIHFCVLTFGIIVALSFVLYDFGGDFSTIWGIAAVHGKTRMASFDWSLSAEFTVWGLIAMSLVNNVSSYGVDQVIVQRYFTAKSMTHLIKSAVGQSILVVPVTLALYLVGTMLFAYYQQHPIMMMSLLSLDPSDSVKAMNRVLPHFITYGMPVGVSGLLIAGIIAATMGSFSSGLNSVATVVVMDFYKRFLHKPWKTDEHYLRAGRVGTLILGFGATGAAFYVGSLGTILEMTGKITSFLVGPVVAMFLLGVLSKRANSVGVLMGTVAGLAVVVSVGARVSWLWWGIVGLVVSMVMGYVLSVVWEVLRKSTAST from the coding sequence ATGCACGGTTGGGTGACGCTCAACGCGTTGATCATGGTGGTCTACATCATTGGCATCGTCGCCATTGGTAGCATGTTCGCGCGCAGGCAGAAGACGACTTCGGATTTTTTTCTTGCGGGACGTTCATTCAAGTGGCTGCCGATCGCGTTGTCGGTAATCGCGTCGGATCTGAGCGCTGTGAGTTACATGGGCGCGCCCGCCATGGCGTTCCAGCACGATCTCCGGTATGCGTTAAGCATCATCATCTTCCCCGTCGCGGTGCTATTTGCCGTGTCTGTGGTCGTACAGGTGTTCTACCGGCTGAAGGTATTTACGGCGTACGAGTACCTGGAACGCCGGTTTGACGTGAGCGTGCGTTCCTTGGCGGCGGCATTGTTCCTGCTGAATCGAGGCGGTTGGCTGGCGTGCGTGATCTATACGCCCGCGCTCGCGTTGTCGGTGGTGACCGGGGCAAACCTGGTGTTCTGCATTCTGATGATGGGATTGCTTACGACGCTGTACACCATGCTCGGGGGAATCGAGGCGGTGATCTGGTGTGATGTGATCCACTTCTGCGTGCTGACGTTTGGGATTATTGTGGCGTTGTCCTTCGTGCTGTACGACTTTGGCGGAGACTTCTCGACAATCTGGGGGATTGCCGCGGTACATGGCAAGACGCGGATGGCAAGCTTCGATTGGAGTCTGAGCGCGGAGTTTACCGTGTGGGGACTCATTGCGATGAGCCTCGTGAACAATGTGTCTTCGTATGGCGTGGACCAGGTGATCGTGCAGCGGTATTTCACGGCCAAATCGATGACGCACCTTATCAAGAGCGCGGTGGGCCAGTCGATCCTGGTGGTCCCTGTCACGCTGGCGCTGTACCTGGTAGGGACGATGCTCTTCGCGTATTACCAGCAGCACCCCATCATGATGATGTCATTGTTGAGCCTGGATCCTTCGGATTCCGTGAAAGCGATGAACCGCGTGTTGCCGCATTTCATCACGTATGGGATGCCGGTTGGGGTTTCGGGATTGCTGATCGCGGGGATTATCGCGGCAACGATGGGTAGCTTCAGTTCGGGGCTGAATTCCGTGGCGACGGTCGTAGTGATGGACTTCTATAAGCGCTTCCTGCATAAGCCGTGGAAGACAGATGAGCACTATCTTCGCGCGGGGCGCGTGGGGACTTTGATCTTGGGATTCGGGGCCACGGGGGCCGCGTTCTATGTGGGAAGTCTTGGGACCATTCTGGAAATGACGGGGAAGATCACCAGTTTTCTGGTGGGGCCTGTCGTAGCGATGTTTCTGTTGGGGGTGTTGAGCAAGCGCGCCAATTCGGTGGGTGTATTGATGGGTACCGTAGCGGGATTGGCGGTCGTGGTTTCGGTAGGAGCGCGCGTGTCTTGGCTGTGGTGGGGAATAGTCGGGTTGGTGGTGAGTATGGTGATGGGATACGTGTTAAGTGTGGTGTGGGAGGTGTTGAGGAAGTCCACCGCAAGCACCTAG
- a CDS encoding ABC transporter ATP-binding protein has product MANESEHIIEVEDLVVKYGERTVLDGISFKVRRGEVFVILGGSGCGKTTLLRNLVGLMRPHSGRILFDGKDFTAMSDTERIDVRKKMGMCFQGAALFNSMSLADNVALPLREHTKLEESTIEIMTKIKLELVGLGGFEEYLPAELSGGMKKRAGLARAMAMDPMVIFYDEPSAGLDPIVAAGLDALIRNLQKTFNLTSVVVTHEIASVRLIADTVCLLNGGRIVEMGALSSLEASQHPFVRQFFERRPEEEGDDREEYIRSLTKTP; this is encoded by the coding sequence ATGGCAAACGAATCCGAACACATCATCGAGGTGGAAGACCTGGTCGTGAAATACGGCGAGCGCACCGTGCTGGACGGGATTTCGTTCAAGGTGCGACGCGGCGAGGTGTTCGTGATTCTCGGCGGCAGCGGGTGCGGAAAGACGACGCTGTTGCGGAACCTGGTCGGACTGATGCGGCCGCATTCGGGCCGGATTTTGTTCGACGGCAAAGATTTCACCGCAATGAGCGATACAGAGCGCATTGACGTCCGTAAAAAGATGGGGATGTGTTTTCAAGGGGCGGCGCTGTTCAATTCCATGTCGCTGGCAGACAATGTCGCGCTGCCGTTGCGGGAGCACACGAAGCTGGAAGAGTCGACAATCGAGATTATGACGAAGATTAAGCTCGAACTGGTGGGGTTGGGCGGATTCGAGGAATATCTGCCCGCCGAACTAAGCGGGGGCATGAAAAAGCGGGCAGGGCTGGCGCGGGCCATGGCGATGGATCCGATGGTCATTTTCTACGATGAACCGTCAGCGGGGTTGGACCCGATCGTGGCGGCGGGATTGGACGCCTTGATTCGCAATCTACAGAAGACATTTAATCTCACGAGCGTCGTGGTGACGCACGAGATTGCGAGTGTGCGGCTTATTGCAGACACGGTGTGTCTGTTGAACGGTGGACGGATTGTGGAGATGGGCGCGCTGTCCAGTCTGGAGGCGTCGCAGCATCCGTTTGTGAGGCAGTTCTTTGAGCGGCGCCCAGAAGAGGAAGGAGACGACCGGGAGGAGTATATTCGGTCGTTGACGAAGACTCCGTAA
- a CDS encoding ABC transporter permease — MTALTVVVGTTGRVTLNALHAYCRVSVLIVGTVNWVLIQPLRGRGLRVRSTVSHFVEFGVNSLPIVALICFLVGAIIAMQSAYQLARFGAMQYIANLVGVAAMRELAPLMTAVLLTGRSGSAITAEIGTMKVAEEIDALEVMGVNPTKFLVAPKFIAMLFAIPCLTVLATFIMILGGYTLTVGILKIDSGVYIANTISSLTMKDFATGFTKSIFFALVICWVGVYRGFQVEGGAEGVGRMTTSSVVTSIFFIIIVDLVFTAVFFF; from the coding sequence ATGACGGCGCTGACGGTAGTCGTAGGGACGACGGGGCGTGTGACGCTGAATGCGCTGCACGCCTACTGCCGGGTGTCGGTGCTGATTGTCGGTACGGTGAATTGGGTGCTGATTCAGCCGTTGCGGGGCCGCGGGCTTCGGGTGCGGAGCACGGTGTCGCATTTTGTCGAATTTGGAGTCAATTCGCTGCCAATTGTCGCGCTGATATGTTTCCTGGTGGGCGCGATCATTGCCATGCAGTCGGCATATCAACTCGCCCGATTTGGAGCGATGCAGTACATCGCAAATCTGGTCGGGGTGGCGGCCATGCGCGAACTGGCTCCGTTGATGACGGCGGTGTTGCTGACCGGCCGCAGCGGTTCGGCTATCACGGCGGAAATCGGAACCATGAAGGTCGCCGAGGAAATCGACGCGCTGGAAGTCATGGGGGTGAATCCGACGAAGTTTCTTGTCGCCCCGAAGTTCATTGCGATGCTGTTTGCGATACCGTGTCTGACGGTGCTGGCGACGTTCATCATGATTCTCGGCGGATACACGCTTACGGTGGGCATACTCAAGATCGATTCGGGCGTGTATATCGCGAACACGATTAGTTCGCTGACGATGAAGGATTTTGCGACCGGATTCACGAAGAGCATCTTCTTTGCGCTGGTGATCTGCTGGGTGGGCGTTTATCGAGGGTTTCAGGTGGAAGGCGGGGCCGAGGGCGTGGGGCGGATGACCACATCGTCGGTGGTGACGTCGATCTTCTTCATCATCATAGTCGACCTCGTCTTTACCGCGGTCTTCTTCTTCTGA
- a CDS encoding MlaD family protein, whose translation MPARKHDFTATEIKAGMLVLVSIGLFIVFLAVINGYRPKQNEQVFVCYFKDTLGLNRGADVRFGGVKVGRVRTIVPDKERLSYIRVEAVVPPDLPVNVDSVAYVSQTTLTAEKHLEIATGEPESVKLASGAEIKVREGDLFNQAGQVAGSIKDVLDDVQALLGVQEAKEKAEDGEVTSTVAKLFEGFDKAVEEGTGLVSDARGIVDSNREEIDGAIKRVQEIENSANELVTQLNGLVSENRESLKASLEKVPKIVDRVAELAEDLDEISASLQATLDESARLGETANDALNDYRPIIEDTVVDLRQTVRHLRDFSETIAEEPAAVIRGSTPRGRKNDQ comes from the coding sequence ATGCCCGCGCGCAAACACGATTTTACGGCGACCGAGATCAAGGCAGGCATGCTGGTGCTGGTGAGTATCGGCCTGTTCATTGTGTTCCTGGCGGTGATTAACGGATACCGTCCAAAGCAGAACGAGCAGGTGTTCGTCTGCTATTTCAAAGACACGCTGGGCTTGAACCGGGGGGCAGACGTGCGGTTCGGCGGGGTGAAGGTTGGCCGGGTTCGCACGATCGTCCCGGACAAAGAGCGGCTGTCGTACATTCGGGTGGAGGCGGTGGTGCCGCCGGATCTGCCGGTAAACGTAGATTCGGTGGCGTATGTGAGCCAAACGACGTTGACAGCGGAGAAACACCTCGAGATTGCCACGGGTGAGCCGGAGTCGGTGAAGCTGGCGAGCGGGGCCGAGATCAAGGTGCGTGAAGGCGATTTATTCAACCAGGCGGGCCAGGTGGCGGGCAGCATCAAGGACGTGTTGGACGATGTGCAGGCCCTGCTGGGCGTGCAGGAGGCCAAGGAGAAGGCCGAGGACGGCGAGGTGACGAGCACGGTTGCCAAGTTGTTTGAAGGGTTTGACAAAGCCGTCGAAGAAGGCACAGGCCTGGTTTCTGATGCGCGGGGTATCGTGGATTCGAACCGCGAAGAGATCGACGGGGCCATAAAGCGGGTCCAGGAAATAGAAAACTCTGCAAACGAGCTGGTTACCCAACTGAATGGGTTGGTCAGTGAGAATCGGGAGAGTCTGAAGGCCTCGCTGGAGAAGGTGCCGAAGATCGTGGATCGGGTCGCCGAGCTTGCGGAAGACCTTGACGAGATTTCGGCGAGCCTTCAGGCCACGCTGGATGAGTCGGCGCGATTGGGCGAGACGGCCAACGACGCCCTGAACGATTACAGGCCGATTATCGAGGATACGGTCGTCGATCTGAGGCAAACGGTTCGGCATCTGCGCGATTTCTCGGAGACGATTGCCGAGGAGCCCGCGGCGGTAATACGCGGATCGACGCCGCGCGGGCGGAAGAACGATCAGTGA
- a CDS encoding family 20 glycosylhydrolase → MRSVFSSLAVILSMACLNAQAESWRGVHVMAWGPAGGDEGLPVLKRAINDVLVPLGVNTIVYEVGYNFEFESHPDMRFDKAMSKAGARDLAQFCRERKIRLIPQFNCLGHQSWVKGAMIFPLMAKHPEFEEVPDFSEEKRAMTLKNWCPLHPDVYPIVNDLLDELIDTFGSDAIHVGMDEVLVFASPKCPRCAGKDPAELFAHAVNGLHKHLVGERKLTMMMWGDRLLDKSDPNSGDGWEASDKGTAPAIDMIPKDIVICDWHYSLQEDYPWVRLFQEKGFRVWPSSWKNSEAALAFLKCAYRAPSEKMMGYLATSWVIRSGDFAQALLGEGEPEALKDRAQPAADSAKACLRWMQENAK, encoded by the coding sequence ATGCGAAGTGTCTTCAGTAGTCTCGCGGTGATTCTGAGTATGGCATGTTTGAATGCCCAGGCAGAATCGTGGCGCGGCGTGCACGTGATGGCGTGGGGGCCGGCGGGCGGTGACGAGGGGCTGCCGGTGTTGAAGCGGGCCATTAATGACGTGCTGGTTCCTCTCGGTGTGAATACGATCGTGTATGAGGTGGGATACAACTTCGAATTCGAGTCGCATCCGGACATGCGGTTCGACAAGGCGATGTCGAAAGCGGGCGCGCGCGATTTGGCCCAGTTTTGCAGGGAACGGAAGATCCGGTTGATACCGCAGTTCAACTGCCTTGGGCACCAGTCGTGGGTTAAAGGGGCCATGATCTTTCCGTTGATGGCGAAGCACCCGGAGTTTGAGGAGGTGCCCGATTTCTCCGAAGAGAAACGAGCGATGACTCTGAAGAATTGGTGTCCGTTGCATCCGGATGTATATCCGATCGTGAATGATCTTCTGGACGAACTGATAGACACATTCGGATCGGATGCCATTCACGTAGGTATGGACGAGGTGCTGGTGTTTGCGAGTCCGAAGTGCCCACGGTGTGCAGGCAAGGATCCGGCGGAGTTGTTTGCGCACGCGGTGAACGGGCTTCACAAGCACTTGGTGGGCGAGCGGAAGCTGACGATGATGATGTGGGGCGACCGGTTGCTGGACAAGAGCGATCCCAATTCCGGGGATGGCTGGGAGGCCAGCGACAAGGGGACGGCGCCCGCGATCGACATGATCCCCAAGGACATTGTGATTTGCGACTGGCATTACTCGTTGCAGGAGGACTATCCCTGGGTGCGATTGTTTCAGGAGAAAGGTTTCCGTGTGTGGCCGTCGAGTTGGAAGAATTCGGAAGCGGCGTTGGCGTTCCTGAAGTGCGCGTATCGCGCACCGTCGGAGAAGATGATGGGGTATTTGGCGACTTCGTGGGTCATCCGAAGTGGAGACTTCGCACAGGCTTTGTTGGGTGAGGGGGAGCCTGAGGCGCTGAAGGACCGGGCGCAACCCGCGGCTGACTCGGCGAAAGCGTGTCTGAGGTGGATGCAGGAGAACGCGAAATAA
- a CDS encoding STAS domain-containing protein, translating into MELEIHQTEEGGKSVITVRGEVDLYSSPRLRDAVTKAAAKGNGDIHVDLKGVPYMDSSGVATLVEGFRAANDKKKQFVLLAPSQAVLKVLQLSRLDSVFVIREDA; encoded by the coding sequence ATGGAGCTTGAGATACACCAGACGGAAGAAGGCGGGAAATCGGTCATTACCGTGCGCGGCGAAGTGGATTTGTACAGTTCGCCGCGGTTGCGGGATGCCGTGACGAAGGCGGCGGCGAAAGGCAACGGAGATATTCATGTCGACCTGAAGGGGGTCCCGTACATGGACAGCTCGGGGGTTGCGACGCTGGTGGAAGGGTTCCGGGCCGCGAACGACAAGAAGAAGCAATTTGTTTTGCTCGCGCCGTCTCAAGCGGTATTGAAGGTGTTGCAGTTGTCGCGGCTTGATTCCGTGTTTGTAATCCGCGAAGACGCTTGA
- a CDS encoding sigma-54 dependent transcriptional regulator, whose protein sequence is MEKQDSARRMLVVDDEPGMRHFLEGIFKDRGFDVTAVSNGEKAIQLLQDQAFDVVITDLKMPGKDGLAVLRAARAATIESPVILVTAYATIETAVDAMRMGARDFIQKPFRMDEIELKVDKIVGESRATTRPLEGRRIIDSGDRKMVGDSAETKHLLKMIQKIGASRSSVLITGPSGTGKELVARAIHDASPRKERPFVALNCAALAPGVLESELFGHERGAFTGAVGQRAGRFERAHTGTLFLDEVGEIDPNIQTKLLRVLQEGEFERVGGTVPVKVDVRIVAATNRDLREAIKAGTFREDFYYRLNVFSIRVEALKNRIDDIPALVDHFLRRFSQETGKNVVGVEDEVMTFFMQYPWPGNVRELENILERAVVLAEGATITLGEIPEDMLSIREEPAPVFVPAPDSASLIERTDQLESEMIAAALQRFRWNKTKAADHLGIKRTTLQYKIKKYGLE, encoded by the coding sequence GTGGAGAAACAGGATTCCGCTCGGCGCATGCTCGTCGTAGACGACGAACCTGGCATGCGGCACTTCCTAGAAGGTATCTTCAAGGATAGAGGTTTCGACGTTACCGCCGTTTCCAACGGCGAAAAGGCTATCCAACTCTTGCAGGACCAGGCCTTTGACGTCGTCATCACCGATCTGAAGATGCCTGGCAAGGACGGCCTTGCCGTTCTTCGCGCGGCACGCGCAGCCACCATCGAAAGCCCCGTCATTCTCGTCACGGCATACGCCACCATCGAGACCGCCGTCGACGCCATGCGTATGGGGGCGCGCGACTTCATCCAAAAGCCTTTCCGCATGGATGAAATCGAGCTTAAAGTCGACAAGATCGTCGGCGAATCCCGCGCGACTACCCGCCCCCTCGAGGGCCGACGCATCATCGACTCCGGCGACCGCAAGATGGTTGGCGACAGCGCGGAAACGAAGCATCTCCTGAAGATGATTCAGAAGATTGGCGCCAGCCGCAGTTCGGTCCTCATCACCGGACCCAGCGGGACCGGCAAAGAACTCGTCGCGCGCGCCATCCACGACGCCAGCCCCCGCAAGGAGCGCCCTTTCGTCGCGCTGAACTGCGCCGCCCTCGCCCCCGGGGTGCTCGAAAGCGAGTTATTCGGTCACGAACGCGGCGCATTCACCGGGGCCGTCGGCCAACGCGCCGGCCGTTTTGAACGTGCACACACCGGCACGCTCTTCCTGGACGAAGTCGGCGAAATCGACCCGAACATCCAGACAAAGCTGTTGCGTGTGTTGCAGGAAGGCGAATTCGAACGCGTCGGCGGCACAGTCCCCGTCAAAGTCGATGTCCGTATCGTCGCGGCCACCAACCGCGACCTGCGCGAAGCCATCAAGGCGGGCACCTTCCGCGAAGACTTCTATTACCGGCTGAACGTCTTCTCCATCCGCGTCGAAGCGCTCAAGAACCGCATAGACGATATCCCCGCACTCGTGGACCATTTCCTCCGCAGATTCAGCCAGGAAACCGGCAAGAACGTCGTCGGCGTCGAAGACGAAGTCATGACCTTCTTCATGCAATATCCGTGGCCGGGCAATGTTCGCGAGCTGGAAAACATCCTCGAACGCGCGGTCGTACTGGCGGAAGGCGCAACCATCACGCTCGGAGAAATCCCCGAAGACATGCTCTCCATCCGGGAGGAACCTGCGCCCGTATTCGTGCCCGCCCCCGATTCGGCCTCGCTTATCGAGCGCACCGACCAACTCGAAAGCGAAATGATTGCCGCTGCCCTGCAGCGTTTCCGGTGGAATAAGACGAAGGCCGCCGATCACCTCGGCATTAAGCGCACGACCTTGCAGTACAAGATCAAGAAGTACGGGTTGGAATAA
- a CDS encoding ATP-binding protein, with the protein MGSAARKPVLQGDPVVHSSTPGVGERVEREDIRIELASDPKLLRSVRALVRTYLLSADVDSERASEIVLGVDEACTNVIRHSYGGRPDGRLQLSMQCTDEAIVFRLCDSGDPVSLERCARREMSTVDEIARDGGGLGVQLMYRVFDSVNYSPGLETGNCVTLRVQRASTRAKCGDHGA; encoded by the coding sequence ATGGGTAGCGCCGCTCGAAAGCCGGTATTGCAGGGCGACCCCGTGGTGCATTCCTCAACACCCGGAGTAGGTGAGCGCGTGGAACGTGAGGACATCCGAATCGAGTTGGCATCGGACCCGAAGCTGCTACGGTCCGTGCGGGCGTTGGTGCGGACGTATTTACTGTCAGCGGACGTGGATTCGGAGAGGGCGTCGGAAATCGTGCTGGGCGTGGACGAGGCATGCACAAACGTTATCCGGCATTCGTACGGAGGGCGCCCGGACGGCAGGCTGCAGTTGTCGATGCAATGTACCGATGAGGCCATCGTATTTCGGTTGTGCGACAGCGGCGATCCGGTATCGCTGGAGCGTTGCGCGCGCCGCGAGATGAGCACCGTGGACGAGATCGCGCGGGATGGCGGCGGCCTTGGCGTTCAGTTGATGTATCGCGTGTTCGACAGTGTGAATTACAGTCCTGGTTTAGAAACAGGAAACTGCGTGACGTTGCGAGTCCAGCGCGCGTCGACGCGAGCAAAATGCGGTGACCATGGAGCTTGA
- a CDS encoding SpoIIE family protein phosphatase — protein sequence MQQAFLVCRSARGDIRRIPVGASITVGRSIDCGCVIDDAAASRRHVRISYYKGVYRWKDLGSTNGTLYNGVELGEGELKHGDKLQIGEAVIEFEVKSGGDEEGLGSTTMIQESMVDWKDSGAHPTKEDRSEKLLRAVYSVMSEIASNYELCPLVDRILETTIKAVDAQRGVIVFAEEDVEGLLPCPECKKFHAIENGRLKHVRDKDFRISSTVAHRVLTQGESLLIQDTGGPGEVNPSESIVSLHLRSIICAPLRGKFGILGILYMDTDRANQQYTHEDMLLSTAVGNSAGLALENARMHSQILDKYRTDQEIEHAWAIQDGFLVHAWPEDDKRFSVYGEMRPAKTVGGDFYDFVRPDADHVGILIGDVSGKGVPAALTMAQLLAEFRLCAKEETSPTKVLRMLNEGLVDRSRFGTFCTLAYLVIDLRNGTVRCCNAGHHPALAIGRGSVRVFAGASGPPVGVLLEADWTDSEHQLSPGESVLLYTDGILEARANSTVDKDGALEEFGMEKLREVVHNQGASPKSLVERVHMAVLEYCEPDGPHDDCTMIALKYEG from the coding sequence GTGCAACAAGCGTTCTTGGTATGCCGCTCGGCGCGGGGAGACATCCGCCGGATACCCGTTGGCGCGAGTATTACCGTGGGCCGGTCGATCGATTGCGGGTGTGTGATTGACGATGCGGCGGCATCGCGGCGTCATGTGCGCATCAGTTATTACAAAGGGGTCTACCGTTGGAAGGACCTCGGCAGTACAAACGGGACGTTGTACAACGGCGTCGAGTTGGGCGAGGGGGAGCTCAAGCACGGGGATAAGCTGCAAATCGGCGAAGCGGTCATCGAATTCGAAGTCAAGTCGGGAGGGGACGAAGAAGGGCTGGGTTCGACCACGATGATCCAGGAATCGATGGTCGACTGGAAAGACAGCGGGGCGCATCCGACGAAGGAAGATCGTTCCGAGAAGCTGTTGCGCGCCGTGTATTCGGTGATGAGCGAGATCGCCTCCAACTACGAGCTCTGTCCGTTGGTAGACCGCATCCTGGAAACGACGATCAAGGCCGTGGATGCGCAGCGGGGGGTCATCGTCTTCGCCGAAGAAGACGTGGAAGGACTGCTGCCGTGCCCGGAGTGCAAGAAATTCCACGCGATTGAGAATGGAAGGCTGAAGCACGTCAGGGACAAGGACTTTCGCATCAGCAGTACCGTGGCGCACCGTGTGCTTACGCAAGGAGAGAGTCTGCTCATTCAGGATACGGGCGGCCCAGGCGAAGTGAACCCTTCCGAGAGCATCGTATCGCTGCATTTGCGATCCATCATTTGTGCGCCGCTTCGGGGCAAGTTCGGAATTCTTGGGATTCTGTACATGGACACGGACCGCGCGAATCAGCAGTACACGCATGAAGACATGCTGCTTTCGACGGCCGTCGGGAATAGCGCGGGGCTCGCACTGGAGAACGCGCGGATGCACAGTCAGATTCTGGATAAGTACCGGACGGACCAGGAAATCGAGCATGCGTGGGCGATACAAGATGGGTTCCTGGTTCATGCTTGGCCGGAGGACGACAAGCGGTTTTCGGTGTATGGGGAGATGCGTCCGGCGAAAACGGTCGGCGGAGATTTTTATGATTTCGTGAGGCCGGATGCGGACCACGTGGGGATACTCATTGGCGATGTCAGCGGGAAGGGTGTGCCTGCGGCGTTGACGATGGCGCAGTTGCTGGCGGAGTTCCGGCTATGCGCCAAGGAGGAGACATCGCCAACAAAGGTGCTGAGGATGCTCAACGAAGGGCTGGTGGACCGGAGCCGGTTTGGGACCTTCTGTACGCTGGCGTACCTGGTGATCGACCTGAGAAACGGGACCGTGCGGTGCTGCAATGCGGGTCACCATCCGGCATTGGCAATTGGAAGGGGCAGCGTGCGGGTGTTTGCGGGCGCCAGCGGCCCGCCTGTAGGCGTGTTGTTGGAGGCGGACTGGACCGATAGTGAGCACCAGTTGTCACCCGGAGAATCGGTGCTTCTGTACACGGACGGAATTCTGGAAGCGCGCGCCAATTCGACGGTGGACAAGGACGGCGCGTTGGAAGAGTTTGGCATGGAGAAACTGCGCGAAGTTGTGCACAATCAAGGCGCGTCGCCGAAGTCGTTGGTGGAACGCGTGCACATGGCGGTTTTGGAGTATTGCGAGCCCGACGGTCCGCATGACGATTGCACGATGATTGCGTTAAAGTATGAGGGGTGA